The DNA sequence TGTCTATGGATGGACCCAGGACAAGCTCCACTAGGGAGAAGGCAGGGTCTGGAGGAAAGTTGGTGGCAGAGGGCTGACAACAGGGCAAGTTTTCACAAGGTCAGAGCAAGTAGAGAGAATGGGACCTGTAGGGATGGTGGAAAGTGTAACCAAGGGCAGGGCCTGACTTTGAGAGGAAAGAGTAAGAGTGGAAATAAGGAGGATGGTGAGAAGGGTCTGTAACCCACCTTAACCAGAAAAAAGGAGACACCATAGGTCTTGAGGGAACGGGCTAGCTTCACGTAGCGCACCTTGGCCTCGATCTCACTCATCTGCCCACAGTTCTTGTGTGCCTTAGAgtagaaaatggagaaatgtttAGCGAAACGTGGGAGGACAGCATCACAGACAAGGAGTTGTGACGTTAACTACGATGGGAGCGTACTGTGGGGGGCACAGGAAAGGTTAGGGGGTGCAAGGTATGAGAAACGAGAGGGTGACGGGATGAGGACTGACAAAGGATATGCAGAAGCAACAATTCAAGGAATATAGTTAAAGAATTTGCAGATATTCTGGAGACGTGAACAGATAGAAAGTAGGTCAGATAGAAGACTTTTGGGGCTGAATATTCAAGAGGTGGGGATAACACTTTATGTTTGTACAAAGATACACTTTTCATAGTAATTTCAGGCATACtatctcatttgattttcctATCAATCCTACCCCGGGCAGGTACTGTCATCCCATGTTAGatgcaaagaaaaacacaaccaaGAATATTGAACTGAATTCCACAGCAAATGCAGTGATGGAGCTGAGATGAAAAGCCCAGGTCTTCCGCTTTCTTGGCACAGGAGAGGTGGGAGAACAGCTTGGCAGGTGGAAGCGGGGTGGGAGGAGACAAGGAAGGGGCCGGGGGTCCATTCAGTCAGTAGGATTAAGCAGCAAAGCTCCCGGGGCATCCCAAACACTTTCCCCTGCCCCCATTCACCTGGAAGATCTTACGCTCTCCCTTCTGCTTCACATACTCCTTGGGCAGGAAGTCCTTCAGGCTACACCAGAAAAGGGAGGGTCAGCATGTAGTGGGCAGCATCGGGGGTATGTGGGCCATGGACTGTGGGCCTAGGGGCGTGAGGAAATGTCTAGGACAGTATTATCTGTGGGGAGAAGGAAAGCTCGAGGGAATAGAGTCTGGATTGTCCATGAAATCGAGATGACTTAGCATTAGCTCTGGAGTGCAGCCTGCGTCTCTCCCTGCAGGGAAAGGGACAAGGGAACCTGAGTTGCAGGCCCAGTCCCTGAGGGAAAGAGTCTAGAGCACTACTGCAGGGAACCAAGAGCAGAAGGAGCTCGGTAGAAGGATGACCATGCATGTAGGAAGTTAAGCAAGCGGCGCCGAACTCTATACACTCTGAGAACTCTCAGTGGATGAGACTTGTGAAGCTTTCTAAGTCTAATGTTCCCTAGGAGGAAAAATGTACTGTTTCCCTCTAGCCACTACAGTAAAATTCTTCAGAGAATCTCAAAAAGCTACATGCTTGCCTGAGAGGTATGGGGTAGAGGCAGATTCTAGGCTACCTTCATGTTCCACAGGGGGCCAGTGAGGAAACAAATGGTTGATGGCAGCGAAACAGGTACCCATGTGGGTCAAACCCTGGTActtcagaagaggaaatggagagagaaggcCCGGGATGGGGGCAGGGCTGTTGGGGTCACAATGGCAGGGAGTCCTGGGTCCTGACAGGGTGTGGGATGTGGGTCACTCACTCGAGGAAGCCAGCCTTGTGCTTCTGTTCATTGTGGGGCCCAAACTGGATCTGGCATTGGAAGCCAGCAAACTCACAGGCCTTGTCGAAGGAGACAGGGTGGGAGCCATTGAGGATGTCATCTCGTGCCTGGAGAGCACAAGGAAAGGAGGTGAATGTTGTGTGGGGGTGCGGGAATAACCCTCGCTGTGcttctgccccctctctgtacctccctcatCCCAGGTAAATCCTCTCCACACCTGCACATAAAGAAGGTTCAGCTGCACGGGGTCCCGGGAGTCCACATTCTGGTCTGAGTAGAAGAACTTCCTCCGCAGCAGAAGCGTCTCATGCTCCTCCACTCCCTGTTCCCTCAGTGTGCGGCCATGGTCCAGCCAGTTCACTGGGACACAGAGAGTCCCCTCAATGCTAAGCCCCCAGGGCGCCTGTGCTGCCTGGTCTttggctttctgtttgtttgttctttatctCCTACCTTCTCTCACGGATAAGTTCCATGAGTGTAGAACTTTATTACTGATGCATCCTGTATCTTAAAACGGCATCTTACAGAAGCAGGTAGTCAATAACTAACAAATAGAACAGCTGCCCCCTGGCCCCCTGCCCATTTTCCAGTGccctcttttttctatttctgcttacATTCATCGTCTGTGTGCAACTTCTGCTTTAGTTTCTCCATCTTCTTTTCATCTCGTAGCAGTGTCTTATCCTTTCGTAAGGTCCCTGtcacctcctcctttttctcttccatcaGCTCTCGAACCAGTGAATATTCATCATGGTTGGTGATGCCTGGGGGAGCGCGAGGGGTTGGTAGCATCCCAGGCACTGCACCCGTGTTTTCTGGTAGAGTTGGAGCCTCCATCCCCGAGCCCTCAGCCCCACCAGGACCCCTTACCGATGCGGGCACAGATGGTCATGAGCATGTCGGTGACAGTCTTAGAGTCATCCACCATGATAGTCTTCACAGTTCCATCGAGCATACGGATTTTCAGGGGCCTCTGCTTCTTCCTGTATTCCATGGTGTCCTATTGGGGCGGGAATAGGAGGTAGGAGCCTACTTTAAGCTAGCGGTATTACTTCCTTTTTCCATGGCCAGAGGGGAGGAAAGTAGATTACTGAAGGTAAGATGACAATGGCTCACTCAAAAGCAGGGTATTTTGATTGCCTGTGATAGTCTGGAGAGGGTCAGAGGCAATGGATGTGGGTGCTGCAAACAGGAGGTGGAGTGGGGAAGCTGACGGAAGAGAATGTTGGTGGTCCTTGAAGAAGTGATACTCACCCCATTTCGGAGCATATAGTAATCCAAAGCTTTCCCGGCCTCCAGCCATATGCCTTTTTTGGGGTCGTCATCTGACAGAAACAGCCCAAAGTCGCTGGCTAAAAGAGAGGATGGATCACCTCAGACCTATGAGGACCCCAGTGTGGCTGAATGGCTGCACTGTTGCCCCTTATTATTTCCCCAGGGACTGCGGGCCTAAAGGGGACAGAGGGAACCACGGAGCACAGGCGTGAGGGATGAGTAGCCTTGAGGGACAATGGGGTCATCCCTTAAAGCCAAGAGCCTGGGAACAAGAAGGGACTGAAGACGCCCACCCCACCCACCGAGGTAACTCAGACTCACGAGGGCCAGCCAGGGCCTCTGGGATACGCTCACGAATGATGCGACAGGCATCGTATACCATGGTAGACGGCTCAAACTGCATCGTCTTCACCACATTCCCGATGCTGATCTTCAGCGAAAGTGCAACCATGGTGGCAGCTTCTCCTCTCCAGCCTGGCTACACCTGGTCCGTGGTGTTAGGGCATTAGAGCACACCCTCATTAGAGGAGAGGAGGTCCCTCAGATGGTGCCCCAGGGAGCCGTGTTTTTGAAAGGGACTTACCAAAGCAGATAGTAATgcggttttgtttcatttcagaattttaaagcGTGAAAGATTATTTATACCAAAAGAACCAACCCTAACCATCTAAGATAAGTGAAGGAGAGTCGGTCTGCAAGGTGCAACAGCAGGTCTGAAACGTAGTGTTCCCTGAGGACACTGCCCCATCCCTATCACTAGAATCTGTGCCTCCCTTCTTTCTACCAAgtgtctctctcttgccccttatCCCTGCTCCTTTCCCAGGCCTGCCTTTgccttgttttcatcttttcttggttcagtctttttttctctttgtctcccacTATGTCTTGCTAGCTTTTTCCTGTCTGGGATTTTCAGAGCTCTGTCCTGACTCATCATGTGACCTCCCCTCTGACAGCTTTAgcctcctctgcaaaatgaggaAGTTATATGAGAGAATTCCCGAGAAGCCTGCAAACACTGACTCGACCTAGCCCGGCCGGAAGACCAAACACTGGTGGTTCAAGCTATCTAGGCCTACTTTTGTCCCGGTTTTCCTCTAACCTCACATGGTGGGGGCCTTCCCAAAGAGCCAGGCCCCGTGGTTGGCTTCCCTGGCAGTCAAGATAGAATTATGATTCTCTAATCCAGAGGGATCTCAGAAATTACCTAGTCAACTCCCCAATTTTGCAGAATGGATATCAGACCATGGTGGGGCAGGTGGGGTAGTTTCAAGGCAGGTCAGACAGAGAGCCCTGTCCCTCTAACTCAGTCCTTGCTCCAAGTCACCAAGTTAATACCCAGTCCTCACCACAACTCTCATGCTCTCTGGTTTTCAGCAAGTCCTCCTCATACTCTGCTCTCCATCTCACTGCCTCCCTTGATGGTATTTTCAGTGTAGCTTGTGATATCAGTCCCATGctcacctcccccactctcctgGCACCACCTCTCAGCAGGCTGGAGGAACCCCTGCAGGTGGCACCCAGTGCACAAGAGGACCAGTCTGCCTGGCAGCTGATGATGTGACCCAGTTTGGTACGGGGATTGGTTCCTCTCAACTAAGAGAATGAGCAAATCCGGGCTGCCGATCCCCCCGCCCCGGCAAACTGCTGGCCCCAGGCGGGGAAAAGTGGAAAAGCTGGGCTCCGGGGAAGGTTGAAAACAAGAGGTGGAGGTGCTGGGATACAGCAGCCAGCTGAGAaccaggaaaagggaagagagatgtATTTGGAGAATAAAGAGGTTAGGAAGGATGAGGTGAAGGGGACTGGAAATCTAGGTAGAAACAGGAGGCAGGCAGATGTGGGAAAGGTGTGGATCAGGGAATCTGATAGACATTTCTGACCTTATAAACAGTCCAGAGTCTCACAAGAGAAGAAACCACAgctcactctctgtttttatttccaaacaAGATAGGACCATTCCAGTCTCCCAAGTTCCAGCTCGCTGCCCACCTCCCCATTCCTCGGCCACCTCTCCCAGTAGCTTGACAGACCTGGCTgtggggttgctggagggctggAGAGTCAGTGAAGTAGAGCAGTCAGAGGAGCTGAGGGCAGGACTGAAAGGACCCTCTACCCTAACCTGAAATTGCATGTCTCCCCCATTTCCTCCGGACATGGACGCCCCCATCTTCTTCACGGAAACCTCTGGTGACACCCCGATAAGGGAGATGAGTCATGCCTACCCTTATTCCCAGGCTGGTACTGAGTGGACACCCATACAGCTAccagagggtgagggaggaaagggaattaAAGAGTGAACTGGAGGTGATGAGGGCAAAGAACAAGGCCCTTGGAAGCATGGGGAGAAGCTATCCAGTTCCTGCTCTGGCCTGAGAACTTTGCTCCCGTTTCCATCATGTTTTATGGAACAGCAACAATGCCCCCCATACCCCCCTCCCAGGGAGCTCCTCCTCCCTCAAGACATTCCTGAGATGCATTCCAGAGGAGTTGggcaattgggggggggggaatggaggACAAGAGGTCAAATCCCAGCAAGGAATGGAATGTCAATGtacggggcgggtggggggggtggtggtaaaGAATCGGGGGTACACGGAGATATAGTCAGAGCAGATACCCACAAGGGGAGCTGCAGGAAGACAGGGAGCTATAGAGAAGtacaagggagagagaaagctgaagacaaagtcAGAACGTATGAGGGTTGGGGGAGTAACACTCACTCTGTTACCAAATTTGGCCTCTGAGTCCGCAACCgcggtggagggggggaggactGTGGGTGAGACTGACATATCCGGCCTCAGGCTGCTGGAGGCTCATTTAGGGCTGGACTGGGCAGCTGAAGGGCTGGACCTGATCTCCCTCACCATAGCCCCCTCACCACCTACACCCTACCCATGCATTTTCACCCTCCCTAACTGCACCCCAGCCTATGCACAGAGCTCTTTTTCACAAAGCTACTTACACTGTCTCCACACACATTATCTCAAACATGCAGTCCCTACACAGACCCTATCACAACCACGTTATCTTCCCGTAAAGACCCCATCCCACTCACATAGCTTCCCCACAAACACACCTCTATCGGTAAGTGAACAACTTGCCCCAACATCTCCCATTACACATTCTCCCTCCATTCATCCAACAAGCATTTCTGAGGGTCTGCTGTAGAAAAGGCTCTGGCCTAAACTCTCACTGACTGGGAAGCAAGAAGAGTAAGCCTTAGCCTTCGCTTTCAAGGGGCTCCCAGTTAGTTGAGTGGATAAGCTAAATATAGAATTATAATACAAAGCAGGATGTGGTAAGAGTCCAGAGATGCGTCCTCAGGGAGAGATCCCTTTAGGTCAGAGAAAAGGGACCAAAAAGTCTCTGTGAAAAGTGTCATTTGAAGTTAGGACTTTattaaaggtaataaaaaaatcataatgatcTTTTATTGACCATTATGTCACTTTCCTCgtatacatgatttcatttaatccttataacaactcGGCAAGGTAggtatcattatttccatttttacagattaggaaattgAGGTGCAAAGATGTTAAATACTTGTTCAAGGAACTTCTCCAAAGTCATACAGCTTATTAAGTTGTGAAGCCAGGATCTGAATCCACATGCTTCTCTGACTCCGAAGCCCAAGCTCTCTATGCCAGCCGGAGGTGAGTCAGGGctagcattccaggcagagagaatagcATAAGCAAAGATGGAGAAGCAGCTAATCGCAGAGGAGCATTCAGGGAACTGAGCAGGCAGGCTGGTTAAAGCACAGGGTACCTGCAAGGGAGCAGTGATGGGGAAGTCAGGGTTAGtgtggaaagggaaggagaggactAGAGAGAAAGGAGTATTTTACCTACTGAAGGGCAACAGGAGGTCAAGGGAGGCTTTGAGCACAGAAGGGACATAACCAGAACTGGATTTTGGAAAATAACTCTAGCAGTTACCTTGGAGATTGGTCAGAAAGACACCGTATTAGCACAAGTGAGAGGCGTTGTCAGTAGTTAGAATGGTAGAGAGGAGGATGTTGGTCAATTGTAGTTTTAAGAGGACCCAATGACAATCTGTCCTGTCAACCTTCAGGGACCAGAGCCCGAAGTTACACTGGGGTCCCATAGCTTCTATCACCAGTAGCCTTTCAGTGACTGGGGTGGCTTGAGTTTGGGTAAGGAgttgggaagggaagaaggaaagggttGGTCGATCTAGGTATATGAAGATGAGGCTCTGGGGCACAGGGGATGGGGAGGTGGTTAGCACCAGGCATGGGCAGAAAGGATGAGGTTAGTGACTGTATTGGACTAGAAATGGGGAATACAAGGTGTAGAGAAAGGCTGGGGAAGCTGGTGataggaaaaatacatatatgaccAGTCACTGGATCCGgctaggggaaggggaaaaatgattGTAAGTCAGGGAATGAAAGAATGAGGTCAGAGGCCAGAGCAAGAAACAGGAGGCTGAGAAGAGGTGGGGCTGTGGTCAGTGGCTAAATAAGGCTGAGATGGGGGGAGAGCAAAGGGACACCAGCAATGTCTAAGCAAAGCTGGGGTTagtagggggtggggtgggtatagGGCACAGCCAGTGGCTGGGTCACGCTGGGTAGGGTATAGTGCTGTGGTCAGTGGCAGGGTCAGGCTGGGAGTGAAATGGAGGTGTGGTCAGTGGCCTGGCTGGGCGTGAGATCAACAAGACCCAGTTTCCTCTTTGGGTCTcgtttcctcttttctgtttggggagtgggggaaggggatcTACAACTGGACCAAGAAATTAAGGAGGCTTAGAACCAGGGGTTGGCACATAGCAGGGCCTGGGAGTACTGGATAGTTATattgggctgggggtggggtatTAGATGACCACGAGGTATGCAGGTAGGTGAGTGAGTGAAAATGTGGAAGAGTGTTTTAAGAGGATGGGAAAGCTCAGAtttgggaaagggaaaaatatggtAGGATGTGAAGATTCAGGGGTAGGAAGGGAGGCAGAATGGCAGCTGGGAACCGGTGGTAAGATGAACAACATGGGAAAATTACCGGTGAGGGGAGAATTCTGTATGCAGGATTGTGCTTGCAGAAAGGGGGTACGCAGGGAGGTGTGAACTGCAGGGCCAGGgaggagagctggagagaggaCTTAATAACTAGAGAATGAGGGATCTGGGAGGCAGTGGGGCTGAACTGTCAGAGGATTCAGTCATCTCTTTCTTCCATGGCAGCAGTGTGTCCTTGGTGGGCTGCCCCTTAATCATAGCCCCTCCTCCCTAAGCAGTCCTCCTCTTATGACTAGGCCTTGTACATCTCCTGTGTCCCAGTCCCTTTCCCAACTCCTACCTTGTAAACAACATAGTCCAGAAACCCCTGCCCCTCAACTGTGGTGACCACATCAAGAGCCTTGGGTTtagagaacagaataaagaagcTAGAATCTCAGATGCCTGAAATTCTAGCAGAAGCCCAGAACCCTAACCTGAAATTAGTCTGTCATATCTCTGGGCTAAAGGACCTCTGCAACCATGCAGGAATGAGACTTCCCCGCAAAACAAGAGTGCCTACGTACTGCCAATCTCTTAAATTTTATCTATCTGAGGTCAACTACCCTGACCTCAACCATAACTCCCCTAAAACTAATCCTAATTCCTAACATTAACCCTGACCTTAATTTGTTTCCTGTTCCCAATACTGGCTTTGACATTCATCCCTTTCCTAGCAGACACCCATATCCAATCATTGATCCCTAACATTGATCTAATTTTTACCACTAGCACCAAATTCCCTGACTTTAACCCTAAATGTTGATCCCTAAGCCTAAAACTCCTTTGTCACTTGATTCCTGACCCATCCCCTTCGCTATTTACCCCGGTACTGTCCTAATGTTTTCTAACCTCTAAAACTAGATTCCTAATTTAATTCCTGTGCTGACCCTTAACCTGGCCCTGAACCCTAACTTTGACTTAGGTTcgctagaaaacaaaaataatgaccTAATCCAAACTTTACGTACATAAAACGGACCTGACTCAGGCCAGTAACTCTAAATTTTAACTCCACCATTATATCTCCTAAAGCCAACCTTGATTCCTAAACCCAACTCCACCTAATCCCAAACTCACCAGAAGCTCCCTCCCTACCCCTATACCCGCTATCAGCTAACCTCAAAGCCGATCCCCGCCCTGCGCCTCACTGCCACCCCACTCGTCACCCTCCCCAAAACTTTCCCCAGACAGAGGACTGATCCCAGGAAGGGCCTGGCACCCTTAACGGCCTACTTAACTCCGATCCCAGGCCGAGATACACTGGACGATGACCACTCCAACAGTACCCGAAACAGGAGACGCAGGAGAAGTCAAAGGCCCCGCCCGCCCTCCCGCCCGCTCGCTTCCCGGGCCTGGCCTCGCGACCCCACCCTGAGACTCGGGCTCGGCCCGGTCCGGCCTACCTGCGCTGCCCGGCTTGTGCCCCGCCCGCCGGCCCGCTAACCCGCTCGTTCTCCGGGTGGCAATCGGGCTCCGGCCTCGCCCTCCCTTCGACACTCTCGCGGCCACTTCCGTCCCCGAAACGTCCCCCACCCGCGGGCGGCGCCCTGGGCCCGCGCTCTATGGTTGCGGGGACTGCAGGAAGCTGCTCTGGCCCCAGCTCTCGATGCTCGGGAGCGGGCGAAGAGAGgagcttcctgcccctccccggcagGAAGCAAGGGTGCGGCGCAATCCGGAGAAAACGTCCGACTGCGCCCGAGTTCCCTTTTAGTCTCTAACCCTTCCTTTTTTCGGCCGGGGGTCAGGGCGGAGCCGGTTCCCCAGAATGCCCGCCCtgagggggggggaggcagcAGGGACGTCCCCTCTATTTGCATAGCTCCCGGGACGTGGTGCGCAGCTTCTATGCCATTTCCGCGTCAAAGGAAACTCCAAATCCCGAATGCCTCGGGGGTATCACGTCACTTCCGTTGTGTTGGAAGTTGCTGAGAATCGAGTCTTGGGGGCTGGTGTGGTTTGACAGCGACGGGTCCGGAGTTGTGGACAGGTGGAGGGGTGAGCTTTTGTGTTTTTGTCCATCCTTCCCGTAGATATCCGGTATGGAGCTGGCATTGGACTTGGGTGACCAGGAGCTGCTGGACTTCCTGCTAGAAGAAAGCGGAGATTTGGGGGCAGAGCAGCCGCTTTCCGAGGTGGGTGGGAGCTGTGAGTCGGGTTGGCGCGGGGCGGGCGGGAGGTTGGGGGGAGGACGTCAATGAGGCAGGAGGTAGTGATAGGTCAAGGCTTGTTCCTTTGAACCCTGTGCAGGCACTGAATGAATGGGAGGTAGAGGATTACCTGATCTCCCTGCTGAGTCCCCCAACGTCGTTGAACGTTTTCAGCTCCTCTGATTCCTGTCTTGTCCACCATGATCACACCTACTCTCTCCCACAGCAACATGTCTGTATAGATGTAGGTGAGTCTGAAATAAATGAAGtttagggggaggggaggattcGTAGGCTtggctttttatattttcccttttgcaGATGGTGGGAAGTATGGAAAAGAGGGGGCCCAGACGACTCCACTCCATGTGGAGGAGCCGGCGGAACAGGTACTTGACTTGATTTACCGCGGGATTATGCCCACATTGCACATTCCTTTCTGACACCCCCTTGCAACTCTGCTACCCACCTCCTGGTAACCCCAGGAGATTGCTAGGTTGATACTGACAGATGAGGAGAAGAGGCTGTTGGAGAAGGAGGGGCTTACTCTGCCTGGGACACTTCCTCTTACAAAGGTAAGACTCCCATTGGTGGAGTgaaggctggaggtgggggttgTGAGTCCCAAGTAGGCTGGTTCTGTTAATTTTGTATCAGGAAGGACTGAGATTAGAAAATTTAGCAAATTTGTTGCTAATAGGAAGCTGGAGCCTGTAGTTAATATGGTGGATGCAGAGCCACATCCTGGTTTTGTGAGGCTTTCACAAATTTTggtgttctctttttaaaaattttttaagttaaaatatttttttaggggcgcctgggtggcgcagtcggttaagcgtccgacttcagccaggtcacgatctcgtggtctgtgagttcgagccccgcgtcaggctctgggccgatggctcagagcctggagcctgtttccgattctgtgtctccctctctctctgccccttccccgttcatgctctgtctctctctgtcccaaaaataaataaacgttgaaaaaaaaattaaaaaaaaatatttttttaacgtttacctttttgagagagagacagggtatgagcagggaaggggcagagagagagagggagacacagaatctgaagcaggctccaggctctgagctgtcagcacagaacgtgatgcgggtcttgaactcatgaactgcgagatcatgactttgaagtcagacatccaaatgactgagccacccaggtgcccctctttttattaaagtttttcaaagtttatttttgagagagagagcgcgcgcgcgcgtgcgcgcttgcttgcttgcttgagtgtgtggggaggggcagagagagagagggagacgcagaatcccaagcaggcttctggctcccagctgttagcacagagcccacaagatcatgacctgcgccatttaaccaactgagccacccaggcgcccccccccccttttttaaagtttatttattttgagagagaaaaaaccagcaggggaggggcagagaaagggggtgacagaggatctgaagcaggctctgtgctgacagcagagagcccgacatggggctctaactcctaaaccatgagatcgtgacctgagcctaaatcagatgcttaactgagggagccacccagctgccccttggTGTTCTCTTTAACAGAGAAGAATTCAAAACCATCAGTGCAACATTAGTATAGGGACCTGGAAAGGACTGTACAAGCAAGGGGCCCTGACACTTAGATTTCACTGGCTTCAGGGTCACCCACTGATAGCTGAATGGCAGAATTAAGTTTTAGAATTCATCAAGAATTCCTCAAGGCTGGATGAAGTAGTGTAGTGAGAATAATTGTAAAATCccaagttttaagttttaagtgaTGAGGGTCAACTTTATAAGCACAGTACCATAGTACTATTGTGAAATCAACATTCATTGATAGAAAGGTtgggttttaatttcttaaaaattttttttttaatttatttttttgcgggggaggggaagagagaaagggagaaagaaaatcccaagtaggctccatgctgtcagtgcagagcccatttcggAGCTctgactcacaaactgtgagatcatgacctgagctgaaaacaaaggTTGGATGTTTAAgtgatggagccacccagcttccctgagaattttaatttcttaaaagtacAAGAAGAGTTACCAGTTTGAGATGACTAAGAAAGTGAGTGGGGTTTGAAGGCTCTATCAATGGAGGTGTTGCCTCTAGAAGGGCAGTGACCATCTTGCTCTCCTTTATACCCCAGAGCACGTTTTAGTGTCTAGTTTTGAACCTATGTTTGACACATATTAAGAAGATGCAGTCCATCCTGAGGGAAGATGATGAGTTAAATTttgcccagattttttttttaactctgaagaAACAGTAAATGCCTTAAACCAGTTAAAGACTGTTCATTCTCTCTGGTCTCGGAGGTAGATCCTAGGTAAGTCCAGTTGATAGAAACTATAGAGACAGATGTTGGCTTAGTAtaagaaagatcttttttttaattaataaaattgttaaaaattgtttGGCTTGTGAGGGCGTTAACCCTAGGTCTTCAGAGGCATTCAGACAGAAGCCAAGTGCCTATTGGCCAGGGAAGCTGTAGAAGGGATTCCTGCATTAAAAAGACTGAACTTAGTTGCCTTCCAACTCTTTGGTCCAATGTTCCTCTGATGAGATCtcttttccctgtcttctcttaGATGGAGGAACAAATTTTGACACGAGTGCGGAGGAAGATTAGAAACAAAAAGTCTGCTCAAGAGAGCCGCAGGAAGAAGCGGCTGTATATGGGAGGCTTAGAAAGCAGGTACAAAAGGGAGAGGGATCCAAGGGGTGGGAACAGAGGTAGTTGGAAGTGTTGGGGTTCAAAGATGGGGGGATACAGTCCATGTCCTCATATCCTGTTATTCCCTCAGAGTCTTGAAATATACAGCCCAGAATCTGGAGCTACAGAACAAAGTACAGCTCCTGGAGGAACAGAATTCGTAAGCAACTCTCTAACAtcagtttcttcttcctcccGTTTTATGCTGTTGTACTCTTTCCCTTGCTCCACACTGGATTTCTCACTGGGCAGCGCCCACATGCAAGGTCTGGTGCTTGCCCTTAAGTGGATGATTCCAAGCAGCTCATAGTAACAGGGAACAAATTCACAAGTAACTAAGGATAAGTATccaaaaggagagaggaaggagtaaGAAAGACCCTGTGGGACAGATCACATTTGATAGTAGGTAAGattctggggtgggggtagggagcaTTCTAGGCAGAAAGAACACAGCATAGTTCAGTCTGGCTGGAACCTTAACATAGGGAAGTTGAGCCAGAAGGCAGAGAACATAGAATGCCTGGTGAGGATTAT is a window from the Felis catus isolate Fca126 chromosome D4, F.catus_Fca126_mat1.0, whole genome shotgun sequence genome containing:
- the CREB3 gene encoding cyclic AMP-responsive element-binding protein 3, with the protein product MELALDLGDQELLDFLLEESGDLGAEQPLSEALNEWEVEDYLISLLSPPTSLNVFSSSDSCLVHHDHTYSLPQQHVCIDVDGGKYGKEGAQTTPLHVEEPAEQEIARLILTDEEKRLLEKEGLTLPGTLPLTKMEEQILTRVRRKIRNKKSAQESRRKKRLYMGGLESRVLKYTAQNLELQNKVQLLEEQNSSLLDQLRRLQAMVIQISNKTSSSSTCVLVLLFSFCLLVLPAMYSSDTRGSLPAEHGVLSRQLRALSSEDPHQLELPAQQSEVPKDSSDQELQALGNSCCLLRQMPQAPGAEPALTLPLPVPSPKSPCSGPVLPLPANFTREGGWLPTHSPTSVILQGRYSG